The genomic interval CTGCCCTGACTGAGATCCCCGTGCAGGGCGGCGACCTCGACCCCCGCCTCCGCGAGCCGCTCCGCGAGTTGCTCGGCGAAGGCCCGGGTGCGGCAGAACATCAGGATTCGCCCGGGCGACGCGGCGAGCTCCTCGAGCACGCGGGGCTTGTCCTCGCGGAGCACGACGAGCACGCGGTGCTGCACCGCGGCGGCCTCGGCCTCCTCGGCCTCGTGCACTGCGGGATCGCGGAGGAACTCCGCGACGAGCTCGGAGACGCCGCTGTCGAGCGTCGCGGAGAAGAGCAGCCGCTGTCCCCCGCGGACGGTGTCGCGGAGCACCCGCTGCACCGGCTCGAGGAAGCCGAGGTCGCACATGTGATCGGCCTCGTCCAGCACCGTCACGCGCACCTCCCGCAGATCCAGCTTCCGCCGGTTCACGAGATCCTGCACGCGTCCCGGCGTGCCGATGACGATGTCGATGCCGCGTTCGAGCGCGTGCACCTGCGGGTCGATCGGCACGCCGCCGACGAGCTGAGCGGTGTAGAAGCCGACGGAGCGCGCGATCGGCTGCACGGTGCGGTCGATCTGCAGTGCGAGCTCCCGCGTCGGCGCGAGGATCAGCGCCTTCGGATTGCGTCCGACGCGCCGCGGCGCGCGGACGCCGCGCTGCCGTCGCTCCGGCGCGGGGGCCGGATCCCCGGCGAAGACGCCCTCGGCTTTCAGCTTCAGGAGCCGCTCGACGAGGGCCGCTCCGAATGCGATGGTCTTGCCCGATCCGGTGCGCGCGCGACCGAGGACGTCGCGGCCGGCGATCGTGTCGGGAATCGTCGCCGCCTGGATCGGGAACGGGTGTTCGGCCCCGAGCTCCGCGAGCGTGCGGACGATGTTGCCGCCGAGGCCCAGGTCGGCGAAGCCGAGCCCTGCGACATCGGCGGCGGTCGTCACGCGGGCGTCGAGGCGCGCCGCGGGATCCGGCACCGACCGGGGCGCGGACCTCCGAGAGCGCGCGCGATCCGGCTGCCCGGCCGCGCGTCCGCCGTCCGCCCGGCCCGCAGCGCGTTCGCGGCCGGGCTTCCCCGCAGCGCGTTCGCGACCCGGCGTCTCCGCGGTGCGATCCGCCCTCGGTTTCCCCGGTGCGCGCTCCGCTCCCGGGGCCGCGGCGTCGCGGGGGACG from Leucobacter allii carries:
- a CDS encoding DEAD/DEAH box helicase, which gives rise to MTTAADVAGLGFADLGLGGNIVRTLAELGAEHPFPIQAATIPDTIAGRDVLGRARTGSGKTIAFGAALVERLLKLKAEGVFAGDPAPAPERRQRGVRAPRRVGRNPKALILAPTRELALQIDRTVQPIARSVGFYTAQLVGGVPIDPQVHALERGIDIVIGTPGRVQDLVNRRKLDLREVRVTVLDEADHMCDLGFLEPVQRVLRDTVRGGQRLLFSATLDSGVSELVAEFLRDPAVHEAEEAEAAAVQHRVLVVLREDKPRVLEELAASPGRILMFCRTRAFAEQLAERLAEAGVEVAALHGDLSQGRRERNLARFASGRTRVLVATDVAARGIHVDDVDLVVQVDPPEDFKTYLHRAGRTGRAGSGGRVITLIPRTRQQRTREMLAEAGITPEYFGDGAPGQRF